Below is a genomic region from Corallococcus caeni.
CCGGCCGCTACCTGGTGGCGGTGCGCGTCCCGGGCCTGGCGCCACTCCTGCGCGACGTGGTGCGCCCGCATGGCGAGTCGCGCACGGCGCTGCGGATCTCCCTGGAGCCCGCGCAATCACTCACGGGTCGCACGGTGGTGCGCGGCTCGAATGAACCGCTGCCGCTCGTGGAGATCGTCCTCACGGCGCACGCCCGCGAGCTGGAGGCCTGGCAGCGCGCCGACGCTCCCGACGACGAGCGCGTCTATGCGACGAGCGACGAGCGCGGGAGCTTCCGCATCGACGGGCTCGCCCCCGGTGCCTACCTGCTGGAGGCCCGCGCCCCCGGCTACGCGCGCGAGGTGATGAACCGCCTGCGCATTCCCACCGAGGGCCCACTGACGCTGGCGCTCCGGCTGGCGAGCGTCATCGAGGGCTTCGTCGTGGACGCGAAGGGCCTCCCGGCCGCGGACGCAGAGGTGCGGGTGGGCGGCAATCCCTCCCAGGTGGTGACGACGGGCGCGCAGGGCGGGTTCTCCGTGGAAGTCGAGCCCGGCGTCCACCCCCTGTCCGCGCGGCGCGGCGAGGAGTCCGGCGCGCTCGACCTGCCAGTCCTCTGCGCCGCGGGCAGCACCGTGCGCGACGTGCGGATCCAACTGGGACCGGGTGCGGTGCTGGAGGGGCGCGTGGTGGAGGAGCCCTCCGGTGGACCGGTGGCGGGGGCTCGCGTCGATGTCAGTCCTTCGGGCGGGGACGGAGACCCCGGCGTCGCCGTGTCGGACGCGGAGGGACACTTCCTCGTGCGCGGGCTCGCTCCCGGCAGCTACGACGCCCGCGTGAACGCCACCGGCTTCTCGCCTGCCTTGCGCCGCGGGCTGACGGTCACCCAGGGCGAGCGCTTCCCCGTGGAGTTCAGGCTCTCTCGCGCCGGCGCGGTGGAGGGCCAGGTGCGCGACAGCAACGGCGCCCCGGTGGCGGCGGCCCGCATCTCGGGCGTCAACCGCTGGAGCGGTGGCGCGGACGCGAAGCCCATCGAGGCGCGCACCGACGCGGATGGCCACTATCGGATCGAAGGGCTCGCCACGGGCCGCCTGTCGCTCTCCGCGCGCCACGAGGGCTCGACGGTGGGCGCCCGCCAGACCGTCTCCGTGGAGGCGAACGGCACGGCCCGGGCGGACTTCACGCTGGAGGGCACGGGCACCGTGGAGGGCGTGGTGCGCGTGGCCCGGGACTCCCACCTGGACGTGCCGCTGGATGTGACGGCCCTGGCGGATGAGTCGACTCGAAGCGTGGCCCCGGACGTGGGCCAGTCCGGGGTGGACGCGGAAGGCGTCTTCCGGATGGTCCTTCCTGCAGGGAACTACACGCTCCTGCTCACGGCGCGCGGCCGCTTCCTTCAGGGACAGCGCAAGCCCGTGCGCGTGGAGGCGGGACGGACGGTCCAGGTCGAGCTCACGTGGGAGGAGCAGCGCGACGTGAACGAATACCGGGGCGTCGTCCTGGAGCCGGACGGCTCGCCCTCTCCCCGCGCCTTCATCACCCTCACGGGGGTGGAGGGCCAGGGCATTCCCCTGACGATGACGCCCACGGATGAGGAGGGACGCTTCGTCATCCCCCTCTCCCGCACGGCGCTCCCCGCCAATCGCCGCGTGATGCTGGACGCGCGCAACGGCGGACGCTCCAGCGAGCCCGTGCCCGTGACCGCCGAGCAGGAGGTGGTGGTGCGGTTGCGGCCTTCCGCTTTCCTCCGCGGTCGCGTGGTGCGCAAGGGCGAACCCGTCCGGGGCTTCTCCCTGTCGCTCCAACTCCAGAAGGGATTCCTCCCGCGGGGAGAGGGCCCCTGGGAGTTCTCTGGAGATCGCTTCGAGCTGCGCGACGTCCCGCCGGAGCCCGTGAAGCTGACGGCGCGCACGGTGGATGGATCCGTGGGAGAGGTCCTGGCCTCTCCCGGCACGGGCGCGGTGCTCGAAGTGGACATCCCCCTGACGGAGCCCGCCACCGTGAAGGGCCGGGTGGTGAACGCGGCCACGAAGGCGCCCATTACCGACGCGTTCATCTTCATCGAAGGCGAACCGCCCTCCCCAGAGCACGCCCCGGACGCGGAGGGCCGCTTCTCCCTCCCGGGCGTTCGCGCGGGCGACCGCGTCCTCGTCATCCTGGGCGGCCCGTCCCAGGGACGCCTGCGCAAGCCGCTGAAGGTGAAGGACGGTGAGGTGCTGGACC
It encodes:
- a CDS encoding carboxypeptidase regulatory-like domain-containing protein codes for the protein MRRWLIGGVAVLVACGLVLFWALRSGGSDAPAGSAEATLAPKPSTSPGSMPKDSGHVKDGTLPAAQSPVEAEGVLDVEVLAGGKPSPGTTVRLYATGSRASAWTLMGSGLTDPKGHVLLASGPGRYLVAVRVPGLAPLLRDVVRPHGESRTALRISLEPAQSLTGRTVVRGSNEPLPLVEIVLTAHARELEAWQRADAPDDERVYATSDERGSFRIDGLAPGAYLLEARAPGYAREVMNRLRIPTEGPLTLALRLASVIEGFVVDAKGLPAADAEVRVGGNPSQVVTTGAQGGFSVEVEPGVHPLSARRGEESGALDLPVLCAAGSTVRDVRIQLGPGAVLEGRVVEEPSGGPVAGARVDVSPSGGDGDPGVAVSDAEGHFLVRGLAPGSYDARVNATGFSPALRRGLTVTQGERFPVEFRLSRAGAVEGQVRDSNGAPVAAARISGVNRWSGGADAKPIEARTDADGHYRIEGLATGRLSLSARHEGSTVGARQTVSVEANGTARADFTLEGTGTVEGVVRVARDSHLDVPLDVTALADESTRSVAPDVGQSGVDAEGVFRMVLPAGNYTLLLTARGRFLQGQRKPVRVEAGRTVQVELTWEEQRDVNEYRGVVLEPDGSPSPRAFITLTGVEGQGIPLTMTPTDEEGRFVIPLSRTALPANRRVMLDARNGGRSSEPVPVTAEQEVVVRLRPSAFLRGRVVRKGEPVRGFSLSLQLQKGFLPRGEGPWEFSGDRFELRDVPPEPVKLTARTVDGSVGEVLASPGTGAVLEVDIPLTEPATVKGRVVNAATKAPITDAFIFIEGEPPSPEHAPDAEGRFSLPGVRAGDRVLVILGGPSQGRLRKPLKVKDGEVLDLGDVSLEVAQPPPQGQPTQ